Part of the Shewanella eurypsychrophilus genome is shown below.
GTTCATCAAGTCGTCGATGAAAAAAGCGCTGCCATCATTATTCACACTTTTTAATATTTGCATATAAGCAATAGTGAAAATATGAGATATCACCATGATTTTTTGGCCACAGCATCAATAAAACAGGGATAATTTCAGTTAACAGACTTATTTATTGTATAAAGTAATAAGATTTTTTACTCTCATAGTAAGTTGGCATATGCTTATACTAATGCCATGCTGTAGCTGAGCTACTGCATTTAACATTAAAGCCGAAAGCCTACTGGCAAAGGGTAAAAATTAAAGGAAGCATTATGGACGAGAAACGTAAATTTTCAAGGATCTCATTTGCAACTGGCGCTCAGCTGACACAAGCAGATAAGGTCTGGACAACAAATATTCTCGACCTAAGCCTCAACGGTGCCTTAGTAGAAGAGCCTGCCAATTTTTCAGCAGAAAAGTCCCCCATAGTGCTCAGTTTTAGCCTACAAGGTTCCGATATTCAAGTTCAGATGGAAACCAGTCTCATCCATCAAAAATCAGGACACCTAGGCCTTCGATGTCAGCACATTGATGTCGAAAGCATCAGCCACTTACGTCGAATGATAGAGCTCAATGTCGGTGACTCATTATTGCTTAATCGAGAGTTAGAGCTATTTATTGCCGACCACGAAAGCAGCTAATAACGAAAGTACATAGCAACTAAAGTACAGGGTAACTCAAAGATAATTCCCTATTTTAAAAAGACAAAGCACTCCTAAGACGTGTGCTTTGTCTTCATTAAGTGAAGTTTAATCAGCAATCACAGTCTCTAAAGCCAACTCCATCATTTGATTAAAGCTTGTCTGACGCTCTAGCGTACTCATCTCCCCACCTTTAACCACATGGTCAGAAACAGTCAAAATACTCAAGGCTTGCACACGATTTTCTGCGGCAATAGCAAACAGCGCAGCCGATTCCATATCTAACGCCAAGATATTCATCTTAAGTAGAACTGGCAGCAGATTCTCCGGATCACCATAGAAGAAATCATTGGTAAAAATACCACCATAGCGGACCGGTGTTTTTAGGCTGTCAGCCGTTTGCCAGCAAGTCCTAAGTAGCTCAAAATCTGGCACTGCTGCATAATCATAACCGCCAAAACGTAAACGGTTGGTCGCAGACCCAGTCGAAGCGGCATTAACCACTATGATGTCTCTAAGATCGATATCTTCAGCGACACCGCCGCAGCTGCCGACTCTAACCAGCTTCTTCACATCATACTCATGGATAAGCTCGTGAGTATAGATAGACACAGAAGGTATGCCCATACCATGACCCATTACAGAAAGGCGCACACCTTTGTAAAAACCGGTAAAAGCCAACATATTGCGTACATCACTGACTTGTTTAGCATCGGTCAGATAAGTTTCTGCAATATACTTAGCCCTGAGTGGATCGCCTGGCATTAATACTATCTCAGCGATATCATCTTTTGCGGCGTTAATATGTGGCGTCATGGTGAGTCCTCTTAAATCATGTTTTCTAACTAATTTAAGAGATATATTATCTGTGACAGCGTATAAATCTCAGGACAATTGTCTGGGTATAAGATATGTATATGACATTGCTGAAAAATTGAGTAAAAGAGGGAATAAAAGTAAAGATGACAAATATTAATAAATTAGCAATGCAAGGCTTCGACATTTTTTGTCGTGAAATTGAACGGCAACCACTAAAATCCAGAACATTTCAGCCCTTAGAGTATCTACTGCATCAAGGCCAAGATATCCTTGAACTCTACTGGGTAGGATCGGGGGAGTTTACTATCGGCTATACCGCCAACAACGGGAGAAATTACAGCCTAGGCCTTAACCTTGTCGACAATCACCTATTTGGTGAAGTCGAGTACTTAACTAGCAGCCCTTGCCAATTTAATATTCAAGCCAGTGAACTTGCCGAAGCGAAAGTATTGCCCATAAAGGTGATGACTGAAATACTGCAGCTCGATCCTAAAGTTGGAATTTGGATGAGTCAGGCACTGTCAAGCCGTTATCAAACCGGCATGACGATGACCATGAATCGCTTTCTTCACCCGCTCATCTACAACATCGCCTGGGACATGCAACAACGTTGTATCGGTGCAAGGCCCGCAGTTAACTTCTCCCATGTTTACAAAGAAGCTGAACGTTTCGGCTGCTCGGAGCGAGTATACAGCCGAGTGGTGAATCAACTACTCGACATGGATCTTATCGAGAAACGAGACAACCAACTTCACGTCAAGGATTTGCAAAAGCTAGCGCAATTCCTTGAGATGAAATAAGTCATAAACGCTACTACTTACATTACATCTGTCACGATACAAAGGCCTGTAACAGCCTCTTCGCCATAAACTTGTACTGTAGCAAACAACTTGTGGTCAGCTAACGGATATTGGTTGTATGAGAGATAGGTAGGCGTTTCGCTAATATCTTGACCATCAACCCCATCGATTCGATAAATGTTACCCAGTATAGGTGACTTGTACCCACCAACATTAACTACCGACTCATTCGAACGCAGAATAGTAATATTAGTCATAGTGATATCATCACCACCTTTTACCTTGCACGATAGGTCACTTGCCTGCGCTACACCTGTCACTGCGGCTATGCTTAAAGTTGAGGCTAGTAATACTGTATTGAATAGATTCATTGGGTGTTATCTCATTATATAGAATGGTTGGTATGTACTTACACTGGTTAACTCGTTTTTGCCATGAATTTAGCGTCATACAAAAAGGGGGTTAAACAGTGATACCTAAGAATGTGCTTAATATGGCATAAAACCATCACCCTATGTGTTAGGTAGATCAATATTCTTTAGACCGCCTTAGCCAAAACGAGTTAATTTCGCTTTTTTCAGCATATTTAACTGTACAGCTATGATTAACACCTCCTTGTTATCTATCGCTTGCAGCGGGCTTATATGCAGATGCTTCTGCAAAACACTGTAGATATGTCCCTATACGCTCTGCGGCTTAGCCGCTGTCTTTCTCCGTGTGCTCCGTGATCTCCGTAGTGAATAGTTTTGGATTTGATGCTTTACCAAGAAACAGGCTCTCTTACCACGGAGCGCTTCGCTTCCACGAAGAACACGGAGGTAAAGATTGAGCTAAAAGTTGAGAGTTGCAAAAACTTTCGCTGTTGCCTTTCTCCGTGCCCTCAGTGTTCTCCGTGGTGAATCGCTTTTGTTCATTTTTTAAATTTATTTTGAGTTAGTGCGAGTGGTCTAGCTCATTTATGCCCCAAAGTGTGTTTGCCTTCGAATGAAGGCTGATTACATTTTCTCTTGCTTCATTTGGCTGGTTTTATATTTGGAAGTGGGTTTGAAGGTCGACCCTTCATTGCAATCTACCGCCTGCCCGGCGAGGAATGTGCAGATGCTTCTGCGAGACGCTGTAAATATGTCCCTATACGCTCTGCGATTTCATCCCTGAAACCGAAGCTCGCAGCCGCATCCACACTGGGTTATTCAAAGGAAGGTTATTTATTTAACCTTCCTTGTAAACAATTTTGAATCATGAGACCTACCTAATTCGCTATGACCCTTTACTCCTAGTTATATGTTTTACTAAAACTATATTTTTCAATAAAATAACGGTCTTCATATTGAAACCCACAATAAAAGTAGGTTAATGTGTGTGCAGTTAGGGGAACGCAGGCGAGACTCAACTTCATAAGTAAGGGGTAGAAAGTAGCCATTCAGGGATGAAGATAAGCTAGCAGCACTCACTCTTTGCAGAAAAGAAGAAAAGCAGAGAGAACAGCGCAAGCAATTGATTCATATCAATCTTCCCCCCTATTTGTCCACGCTTTGCAACGAAAGCCTTTCCCCAAAAACACCCCATCAGTTAGATTTAACAATGGGTGTCTTAGTTATTCTTTTCTGATGTGCCCACACTCAACGATTCACTGCGAATCTCAACCTACACCAACGTAATAGGGTGGCAAATGCAAGAGCTGCAAATCTCTAATATTCTCCTTGGATTAGCTGTGACGACTGTCATTATTGCGATAATCGCGGTCATTCTTTTCAAGAAGCTACAATCTGCACGTTACGAAATAGCAACTCAAACAGATAAGGTTACCGAGG
Proteins encoded:
- a CDS encoding PilZ domain-containing protein, whose amino-acid sequence is MDEKRKFSRISFATGAQLTQADKVWTTNILDLSLNGALVEEPANFSAEKSPIVLSFSLQGSDIQVQMETSLIHQKSGHLGLRCQHIDVESISHLRRMIELNVGDSLLLNRELELFIADHESS
- the deoD gene encoding purine-nucleoside phosphorylase, with translation MTPHINAAKDDIAEIVLMPGDPLRAKYIAETYLTDAKQVSDVRNMLAFTGFYKGVRLSVMGHGMGIPSVSIYTHELIHEYDVKKLVRVGSCGGVAEDIDLRDIIVVNAASTGSATNRLRFGGYDYAAVPDFELLRTCWQTADSLKTPVRYGGIFTNDFFYGDPENLLPVLLKMNILALDMESAALFAIAAENRVQALSILTVSDHVVKGGEMSTLERQTSFNQMMELALETVIAD
- a CDS encoding Crp/Fnr family transcriptional regulator yields the protein MTNINKLAMQGFDIFCREIERQPLKSRTFQPLEYLLHQGQDILELYWVGSGEFTIGYTANNGRNYSLGLNLVDNHLFGEVEYLTSSPCQFNIQASELAEAKVLPIKVMTEILQLDPKVGIWMSQALSSRYQTGMTMTMNRFLHPLIYNIAWDMQQRCIGARPAVNFSHVYKEAERFGCSERVYSRVVNQLLDMDLIEKRDNQLHVKDLQKLAQFLEMK